Proteins encoded in a region of the Quercus lobata isolate SW786 chromosome 8, ValleyOak3.0 Primary Assembly, whole genome shotgun sequence genome:
- the LOC115957729 gene encoding BON1-associated protein 2, whose translation MASPLLRTLEITVISGEDLRNDRRPIKKNAFVVVRTDSYNSRRTDMDTDGGSCPKWNQKLVVDMSMHAQFITLQVQCKTSLGDKTVGTARIPVSDFVGGYVPESYLHFLSYRLRDHNGERNGIVNISVRVKVPEYASCSRTELGIPLGMGMAWRQRNFGGGIVTGVPVSCNYPVK comes from the coding sequence ATGGCAAGCCCGTTATTACGTACCCTTGAAATCACAGTGATATCTGGGGAAGACCTACGAAACGATCGAAGACCCATCAAGAAGAATGCTTTCGTTGTTGTACGAACCGATTCTTACAACTCTCGTAGGACAGATATGGATACTGACGGCGGGAGCTGTCCAAAGTGGAACCAAAAACTCGTGGTGGACATGTCAATGCATGCGCAGTTTATAACGTTGCAGGTTCAATGCAAGACTTCGTTGGGCGATAAAACTGTGGGGACGGCAAGAATTCCGGTCTCAGATTTTGTTGGGGGGTACGTGCCCGAGAgttatttgcattttttgaGTTACAGGTTGAGAGATCATAATGGCGAGAGGAATGGGATTGTGAATATCTCTGTGAGAGTTAAGGTCCCAGAATACGCGTCGTGTTCGAGGACAGAGTTGGGAATTCCTTTGGGGATGGGAATGGCTTGGCGGCAGAGGAATTTTGGTGGTGGGATTGTGACTGGGGTTCCAGTTTCGTGTAACTATCCTGTAAAATAA